A part of Dryobates pubescens isolate bDryPub1 chromosome 3, bDryPub1.pri, whole genome shotgun sequence genomic DNA contains:
- the LOC104303053 gene encoding gallinacin-1-like: protein MRILYLLFPLLLLLVQGAAGSLRGPKNERQCKRANGFCALLSCPSGSTITGKCSTLYFCCKITWG, encoded by the exons ATGAGGATCCTGTAcctgctcttccccctcctgcttctgttggtgcagggtgctgcag GTTCCTTGCGGGGTCCGAAGAATGAGCGACAATGTAAGCGAGCAAACGGCTTCTGTGCGCTTCTGAGTTGCCCTTCTGGCTCCACCATCACTGGGAAATGTTCAACGCTTTACTTTTGTTGCAAAAT CACTTGGGGTTGA